The stretch of DNA ACGTCAACACGTATCGAGTGCCGAGGACCCAGGCGTTCGAGAGTGTTCGAGGCCACGTTCTCAAAGAGGTGGGCATCGACACTGACGCGTTCTGGGCGGCTCAACGCGATAGTGAACGGGGAACGACCGACGATCCTCTCCCTCTTGCTGAGTGTACCACCGATAACGAGTGGGTCACAATTCGCGCGAGGGTCATCGAACTCTGGGAACCGAAGCACGAGTCTATCCACCAGGTCGGACTCATCGGCGATGAGAGCGGACGGCTCAAGTTCACCGCGTGGGCAAAGTCGGACCCACCAGACATCGAGGAGGACACGACCTACACGTTCAAAGATGTCGTGGTTGAGGAGTACGAAGGTTCCTACTCGGTGAAAATCAACTCGCGTAGCGAGATTATCGAGCACGCGCATGATAGCGCGGAAGCCGTGACAGATGTCGGGACGATGACCACGACACACGAAGGATTCTTCGTCGCTATCCAGGGGCAGTCTGGACTCATCAAGCGGTGCTCGGCTTCCGATTGCACTCGCGTCGTCACGGGCGGTGAGTGCAGCGAACACGGCGCCGTCGACGGCGAGTTCGACCTGCGTATCAAAGCGGTCATCGACGATGGGCACACGGCCCAGGAATGCCTGTTCACTCGTGGCGTCACCGAGGAGGTCACGGGGATCGACCTAGAGGAGGCCAAGGAGCTGGCAGCCGACGCGCTGGATTTCACCGTCGTCTCCGACCGGTTCACCAACCTTCTGATCGGGCGGCGGTTCACCGTCGAAGGACCCTTGCTTGGGCGGTATATCCTCGTCGAGGAAGTCGAAGAGATTCCGGAAAGAGCGTTCTCGGATGGCTACGAAGAAGCAGTCGTGGAACTGCTCGCAGAACACAACCACGATGGGCCGGGGCTCACGGCTGCGTCCATCGAGGATCTCCCGCGCTCGTATGATGCACACGGGAGTGGCATTGGAGGCGACTGAAACCATGGCAACAAGCGACTCTCAATCACAGCAGGGGGCAACAGTCCCAGATCGTGAGGTTGCGAAGCTCG from Haloplanus rubicundus encodes:
- a CDS encoding replication factor A (Replication protein A protects and stabilize the intermediate ssDNA that is generated by the unwinding action of a DNA helicase at the replication fork. In addition, SSBs prevent the formation of secondary structures by single-stranded template DNA.); protein product: MSTLREDAQSLYEQLAPHLPDDCADEYDIDALATLFDSYVNTYRVPRTQAFESVRGHVLKEVGIDTDAFWAAQRDSERGTTDDPLPLAECTTDNEWVTIRARVIELWEPKHESIHQVGLIGDESGRLKFTAWAKSDPPDIEEDTTYTFKDVVVEEYEGSYSVKINSRSEIIEHAHDSAEAVTDVGTMTTTHEGFFVAIQGQSGLIKRCSASDCTRVVTGGECSEHGAVDGEFDLRIKAVIDDGHTAQECLFTRGVTEEVTGIDLEEAKELAADALDFTVVSDRFTNLLIGRRFTVEGPLLGRYILVEEVEEIPERAFSDGYEEAVVELLAEHNHDGPGLTAASIEDLPRSYDAHGSGIGGD